The Juglans regia cultivar Chandler chromosome 1, Walnut 2.0, whole genome shotgun sequence nucleotide sequence TGATGGATGGACAGGATCTGTAGTGACACCACCAACCATTGGATCTCTTGTAGCTTTATGCCTCAGGGGATATCTGAGGTGTGAATTATCTGATAATTGTATATACAAGTATTCGAGCTATGAAGTTCTTTATATTGTCTCCATTGGAAATTCCAAGCTTCTTGTGACATCTACATCTAGAGCCATATACAAGAATTGTATATTTAATGCACGAGAGTCTTTGCTAGAGTACCTTTCTTATCCTTTTATCTTGATATTGGTGCTATACAATTAGCCTTAAGGTCAAAGCACCTTTTCGAATCGCATTCTGTTACCACATTTCAAGCATGTTCTCCTCTTAAGTgtagccttttttgtttttggtttttgttttggttggttTGGTAGAGTTGTATAATTGAAACCACTTTTTATGAAGGAATGGTACCTATCAATTTCCTATGGTTATGGGTACCATTGTAACAAACCAATAAATCCTTTCATACAAATAAAGTGCATTTTGATGGTGAGGTCCCTGTGCCTATAGAGGTTTGgatacgtttgggtagtgataagtgttgagaatgtttgtgaatagtagtgaaaaagtaatgaaaaagtaataataaaatattaaatagtagtaaaaagtaggtgaaaagtaatgaatagtagaaaagtaggtaaaaagtaataataaaataaaggatagtagtgagagtacttgaagtactctcacttgccaaacatagtCCAGCCATATGATTTCAAGATGAAGTTAATCTTAAACATCAACTCTCTATAGACAACAACCGATTGGttcaaatacactataattGAGAGTTGATAGTTTCAGAGAAGAAATAAACCTTGGAACAAGAGCAGGACAGAGGATCTGAGATGGGATGCTTCAAAATTGATTGAGCCCTACATCTAATTAACACCAAAGTATTTTGCATACTTTTTAAGGTGTATTTGTAAATTATCTCCCCAAAATGCAGCTAcccatattaaaagaaaaaaaaaggccctTAATTGAAGTGCATTTCTAAGTTATTATTCCATGTCTATGCATCACATGACATAATTAATATTTGGTGGACAAAGAATTTTTACCTAAAGTTTTGATAAAGTAAGAATGCTTGGTAAAATAACCAGTTAGAGCACCTAACCTTTCCTAAAAACCCAtgtgcttatttattattattctaaaaaacaACCTGATCAGGAAAATGACACAATATATATGCCAGAGAGTGAACATCTGATACATTACCATCGTTGTCCTAGACatcaatattattgtaattgaCATATTTGCTCTGATGCATCGTTTTGGTCACATCTTGGGTTTACAAGGCGAAACTAAGGTTCCAACTTCGAAACTTTGATATCATTCTGCCATTGTTATTGCAGAATTGGTTTTACTTTCTCTGCAGTACGAAACTTTGCCTAATTACAGTGCTCCTGCTTGGACCTTTGGTAAGTTTGAGATATTAATTTTCCATCCATGCTTTGtttgatgcatcatatggcACTCGTTGCACATACTACGTGgcttcttgtaatttttttttttaaaaaccaaaaCGTGCGTTTTGATTCAATTTGAATGTTGGTTTCCTAATTTCATCCCGATTCGAGACCTCCACCCTCGATAGCAACCCGTGTCGGCTTCCTCTACCCAGCGCTCCCGGCGACGTCTCTCTTGTCAGCGCCACCGAGCGGCGCTCCTAGTTTGCCCAACGCCACTAGTTCCCGCGAGCTCGTTTAATGGAGTAAACCAGAAACCAGAAACGAGATTCAAATCTTGCGAAACCCACCCTCCTTCCTCGCCACGAACCCGCGTTGGCTTCCTCTTCCCAACGCCACCTCGCGACGGCGTCTCTCTGTTCAGCGCCACCTCGTGACGCTCCTACGTCTCCCCAGAGCCGCCACTCCCCTCAAACTTGTGATTGAACGGACCAAACGAACGACAAGTTCCAATAGCTCTATTTTGCCAAATGGTTTGCTCAGCTTTGTAGGTAAATATTGTACCATTTTCTCTTCCATACTATTATGTTCTTCATGTGTACATCGAGatgtgatttttgtgttttctaaGATGGGTATTGTGGCTTAGGGCATGgagaaaaacatttttctttccagaAAAACAGGGTTCGTAAACTATTGTTTTTTGTTAATACAACTTGAGTTTTGAAGACATGATTGGAACTTGTTTGTTTTAGTAGGGATGTgtaaataaatatgtgtttttttaatagaattgtaGTTTTGATGCTCAACTGCCTGATTAGGGACCTGCAGATGATTTCATTTTTGTAAGGTTATTTTTGTCTTGCCCTGTGATGAAAATTCTTGCTCATTATGGgtgtagggtttttttttttttttttttaaataaagatggCAACTAGAGAAAGAAATTGCAGATTTGGATGCCGAGAACACAGATGGTTCAAGGTTGCTGGAGCTTCGCAAGAAACAGTTTGATATTTTATTGCACGTGGTATGTGACAgtgtgcataatattttttcatgcttttgtTCATAATTCATGAACTTACTTGCCTGTTTTTTATTCACCATAAATTCTTCTCTCTTAGTTTTGCTACTGTGTCAACTGACAAACTTGCTACTTCTTTCACATGCCAGTTTAAAGTTTCTGTATCATCACTAACTCCCTTGGCACCATTAcgacatatatatatgggggCCGGAAGATAAGTgtgcatataatttttattcctCGAGTTAGATGCCATTTGAGTGTGTAATAAGGCCTTGATTGATTTATGGGGAATTAATACACTGACAGCACCTGATGGTAGCAGTAAATTACTCattctctttgaaaaatatgaaaaatatttggtacTGCTAGGTCTACCTCCACGTTACCGAGATGCATTccttgtttcaattttttttttttttaaattctagatTTGGTGTTGCAATTTTGGCTAAATCTCAATTGGAGAACTCTGTAATTTACGACGTGCAAGTTTTGGTAACAAAGATAGTTCAGTTTTCAAAAAGTATTTATCTATCTCAGATTGGTGAGATCATTAGCAGATTTGAGAAGAAGGGGTTCAAATCCTCTATATTCTGTCCTAGAAGCAGGGAAACGAAAAACTAAAGGAAGCATGAAAACTTCTGAACTAGATGTGCAGACCTGAAGTCATAATTGGCAAAAGGAATATTTTGATGGAATTTTCCTtagttgtttttaaaaaatgaacttCTCTAGTCTATGTTTAacttattcaaaataaataaatttttgctTATCTTGTCTGAGTTTGATTGAAAAATACCACGGCCTCAACTGGGTATGGCTTAAAGTTAGCTGTTGAATATTGGAActccttttttcttctctagtTGAGTACCTGTGActtgtttatgtttattatcCACTTGGTTTGGCTCTGGTGTCAACAGATTTTTTCAACTGTGGCTCTGATGAAGCTACGTTGTTTGCTGGAAGGTTATTCACGAAAGTGATTTGGTTGAAAGTGCAAGGAAAGAAATTGCTCTTTGGTTCCCCAAAGGCCCTGCTAACTGGGGGAGTAGCCTTCACCCTTGGATCTATGAGTAAGGAGTAGTACTTTCACACAACCAACACCATCAGGCAATGAGGAGATGTGAGGTTGTTGTACGACAAGAATGTAAACCGGACTTCTTGTGTGAGGTTTTGTGATGAAATTTGTTGTGGTTGTGAATAATGTAAACTGGACTTGTGGCTGTGAGGCTTTGTAATGAAATTTGTTATGGTTGTAAAGAATGTGATGGACATATTTGTTGATTACCTATTATACTTTGAAGTCTTTGTATTCTTGAAGTTGGTTAATCTTGATGTtgattgaaatataaatataaagattttcTTTACAggtagattataaaaaaatgttcttgCATTTAAACTCTTTCCAGGtggattatttttttgttagattaGAATAGGTGTTGGATTAATATCCTTTAGGAGGAAATTAAGTCAGGAGATTTGGTGGGATGTACCTGAGCATGAACATGTGGGTAATGTGGTGTTGGGGGTCTTTTTTAGAGTGATAGTTAATGACAAGAAGTTGGTGATGTCTAATGATTGGTGCTGTTGTACATACATTTggctttaaaaaatgatagtatgcCTCATAATTCTACTTTTCAACTTAGTTTTGCTGTTCGTGAATCCCCTGTTTCTTTCCCTACTCATTTTTCCATTTCCAAGCaactgatatgatttttctaactCAATTTCCATTTGCAAGCAACTAACATCCGTCCATCCAAGCAATGCCATTCCCACAAAAGCTAAACCAAGGACATGTACACGTATAGTACCATTCTTccaaatcaaataatttaacatCCATAGTGATACTCAAATCTTACAAAGcacacatttattaaaaaatattcatatagaTTCGACAATTATAATTATGGCTAAAGGATccatttacaatttttctattaatacaATACAAAGCACCAACATGATCGATCCACCATAAGAATTTAATAGCTAAAACTGCTGCTGCAAGGCCAATTGATTTTGTGATCACATCGAAGAGATGGTCTTGAGTAGGCCTTCACAATAGCTCTTGGGAAAGAAGGCCGTATGATGGCAACTGTTCCAACCTTGTTATTCCTTCAAGCAATTGCTCTTGTTCCAGCTGATGACGGGTCGATTTCATCACCGCCTGTAAGAAACACATATGAGTGAAaacaaattttcctttttttttattattataaagtaatatAAGATAACACAACCTACAAGTTTTGCATTTCAAAAAAGAATGATGAATTAGGTGAAAGTAGAGCTTCCTCCCATATAAGCTCTACACCAACTTCCATAAACAACAATGTAGAATAAGCAGTATAAATATTGCTCCCATCAGTGTCCTGACGAAAATCATTAAACTCCTATTTAAATTACTtgattgaaagataaaaaatccATAGGTGCATGTCTCCAATTTGGCATTTTTATCAACCACTATACTCTAGGACACAATCATTTCAGAAGTTTATAAAGATACATCAACAGAGATCTCtatcaaatataaaatccatAACATCGTAGAAGTACCAAGAATTCTATTTCATTGCCCCTCATGccgaaacaaaacaaaaaagcagaTAATTGCTCATAACATGaattgaacaagaaaaaaaaatattaacctGCTTCCAGATCAAGCATTTGAATAAGCATGAATGTGATGTTCACACCACCTACAGCAAATGGGTATTCCCACATTGACTGATCACCTTCCTGCTTTTGGAGAAGATCCTGGAAGGTTTTCTAGATTTAAAAGTTCAGTGAGCTTCAAGAGCAAAAATAATAGCAAGAGCTGCATAGAAGGCCGTACTTAAACTTGCTTGACTCTAAAAATTAATCTAGTTGGAAGAGTGCCACAACtctagaaataaaaacaagttgATGAGGTACATAGAATAGCAGGGTGATATGTATGTAGTACCACACAAGATATAAACTTCTCACGCCTTGTTGTCAGCATGAAAAACTTGAATCTAAAAATGaatctaaaaattttatacatctttaaaacattttatagtaaaaaatattttaaaaattatatatactattttaaattaaatatcttaaattatcCTTGCACATTACACCGAATTTGTAACTAGTATAAGAAAAAAACATCTAGCCAATTCTACCATATTTAGAGGAAATgttatgcaattaatttaacaaGACAAAAACAAGTGGCattagttctctctctcattcactGCAATGTAGACAGAAGCTCATCTCTCATAGAATTCACAAGTGCTTCTCCATTTTCTATGatcaaatttcttcaaaattgttGGTAACAAAAGCATTTCCATATATCAAAACATctatttgaaaacattacaaataattatGGAAAAAAAGCGGGAGGGGTATAGAGAACAATATAAGAAACAACTATACCGAAAAATTCTTGACAAAGAACAACAAAATCTCCAATGATATGAAACCACCACCTCTACCagacaaaaatcaaaattcaattaattagaggagaaaaaggaaaaccaaaattaaagCAAGGGTTAAATACACTTTTAATCCCAAAACTACCAAGGGTTTTACACTGCAACTTAAACTTCcaaaactgacacattataCCCTCAAAAGGCTAGGAACTATTAAGCTCTCGATACCTTATACTTCCCGACAGGAGGGCTTAGTCTTTAAGCATGTACATGCAAGAAATTGGTGGGGTTGGTTTAGAGCTGCCGAGAGAGAGGTTTGTGCAAAGCCATGAGAGGCAACATCTACAGAAGGGTACTATTAGTTTCTAGCAAatacagagagaaaaaagagatagagtaaacagagagagagaaaggaaatagaaaaaagaaaaaagagaaatgtatGCTAAACCCTAGAATCacatattattttgaagaaacgATACATTACCCTCCCGTAGATCTGAGGGTTTCGGTGGACTGAGGGCAGCTTCACGTTGATGGACTGAGGCTTCGTTGGTGGACTGAGGGACCAAGGGCTTGGGGATTGATTTCCTCGGGAAGGCTGAGGTCGTGGTGGGGAGGGCTGAGGTTGTGGTTGGGAGGTCATGCTTGGCTGAGGTCGATGGCTGTGCTTGGCTTCAATGGCTGATGTTCAGGTGAGCTTTGAGGGCTTGGGGTCGGGGGGGCGGGGGAATTCTTGAATGAAGGGAATGAGGGTTAAGAGACAGAACGGAGCAAACCGGTTCA carries:
- the LOC108995982 gene encoding uncharacterized protein LOC108995982 isoform X2, yielding MTSQPQPQPSPPRPQPSRGNQSPSPWSLSPPTKPQSINVKLPSVHRNPQIYGRDLLQKQEGDQSMWEYPFAVGGVNITFMLIQMLDLEAGGDEIDPSSAGTRAIA
- the LOC108995982 gene encoding uncharacterized protein LOC108995982 isoform X1 → MTSQPQPQPSPPRPQPSRGNQSPSPWSLSPPTKPQSINVKLPSVHRNPQIYGRKTFQDLLQKQEGDQSMWEYPFAVGGVNITFMLIQMLDLEAGGDEIDPSSAGTRAIA